Proteins from a genomic interval of Nerophis lumbriciformis linkage group LG01, RoL_Nlum_v2.1, whole genome shotgun sequence:
- the LOC133619431 gene encoding sodium- and chloride-dependent creatine transporter 1-like isoform X3, with protein sequence MGENTQGELGHTQMEAGDLSETEDEESAHPLRPVPSAGPGHGEGGRVSQDGSNKAVAVPVVERVTWTRQMDFIMSCVGFAVGLGNVWRFPYLCYKNGGGVFLIPYLLIVFFGGIPVFFLEIALGQFMKQGGVSAWNIVPLFKGTFLIKGCRSKAWQFTDHVVLFAILGLGLASMVIVFFCNTYYIMILVWGLYFLCHSFTNPLPWATCGHPWNTPKCTEDFHRTCQNSSQDMNHSCIETDGMRSPVLEFWERKVLRLSSGIHQPGSINFEVVPCLIATWIIVYFCIWKGVKSTGKVVYFTALFPYVVLVILLAHAVTLPGASNGIIYYLKPNWSKLGEAQVWIDAGTQIFFSYAIGLGALTALGSYNRFHYDCYQDAFVLAAINSGTSFFAGFVVFSVLGFMAAEQGVDISKVAESGPGLAFIAYPKAVTLMPLAPFWAALFFFMLLILGLDSQFVGVEGLVTGIMDMLPPKFAQGYLRREAVAAICCIICFIIDLSMVTEGGMYVFQLFDYYSASGITLLWQAFWECVVIAWVYGADRFMDDVARMIGYQPLPYMKWCWSYITPLVCVGVFLFHVVNFKRLTYNTVYTYPLWGEMLGWALALSSMLCIPLTVIFKLLRCKGSLRERWTYLNTPLWGSHHLEYLIPENEAKLLPARPKNTHLSESVI encoded by the exons ATGGGGGAGAATACTCAAG GTGAACTCGGCCACACACAGATGGAAGCAGGGGACTTGTCTGAAACAGAGGATGAGGAATCAGCTCACCCTCTGCGGCCTGTGCCTAGTGCGGGTCCAGGGCATGGTGAGGGTGGAAGAGTGAGCCAAGATGGAAGTAATAAGGCTGTTGCAGTACCAGTGGTGGAGAGAGTAACCTGGACCAGACAAATGGACTTCATCATGTCGTGTGTAGGATTTGCTGTAGGCCTGGGCAATGTGTGGCGCTTCCCTTACCTTTGCTACAAGAACGGAGGAG GCGTGTTTCTTATCCCCTACCTGCTGATAGTTTTCTTTGGGGGCATACCAGTATTTTTCTTGGAAATCGCTCTGGGACAGTTCATGAAGCAGGGAGGGGTCTCTGCCTGGAACATAGTACCTCTTTTCAAAGGTACTTTTTTAATAAAAGGCTGTAGGAGTAAGGCATGGCAGTTCACTGATCATGTTGTCTTGTTTGCTATACTAGGTCTTGGCCTGGCATCAATGGTGATTGTGTTTTTCTGCAACACCTACTACATCATGATTCTTGTGTGGGGGCTCTACTTTCTCTGCCATTCTTTCACCAATCCACTGCCATGGGCCACCTGTGGACACCCCTGGAACACTCCCAAATGCACAGAGGACTTCCATCGCACCTGCCAAAACAGTTCTCAAGACATGAATCACAGCTGTATAGAGACTGATGGCATGCGCTCCCCAGTCCTGGAGTTTTGGGA GCGTAAAGTTCTCCGTCTGTCTAGTGGGATTCATCAGCCCGGTAGCATCAACTTTGAGGTTGTGCCATGTCTTATTGCCACTTGGATCATTGTTTATTTCTGCATATGGAAAGGAGTTAAATCCACAGGAAAG GTTGTATACTTCACAGCTCTGTTCCCTTATGTGGTTCTGGTTATTCTGTTGGCCCATGCCGTCACCTTACCTGGAGCTTCAAATGGAATTATATACTACCTGAAACCAAATTGGTCCAAACTGGGAGAAGCACAG GTATGGATTGATGCTGGTACACAGATTTTCTTCTCCTATGCCATCGGACTCGGTGCCCTGACGGCGCTGGGCAGCTACAACCGCTTCCATTACGACTGTTACCA AGATGCATTTGTGCTGGCTGCCATTAATAGTGGAACCAGCTTCTTTGCAGGCTTTGTTGTGTTTTCTGTGTTGGGCTTCATGGCGGCAGAGCAAGGTGTGGACATCAGTAAGGTAGCTGAGAGTG GTCCGGGCCTGGCCTTTATAGCATACCCCAAGGCTGTGACTTTGATGCCCCTGGCACCATTCTGGGCTGCACTCTTCTTTTTTATGTTACTTATATTGGGCCTGGACAGTCAG TTTGTTGGGGTAGAGGGTTTGGTAACCGGAATCATGGACATGCTTCCTCCAAAATTTGCTCAGGGCTACTTGCGACGAGAGGCAGTAGCAGCCATCTGCTGTATCATCTGTTTTATCATTGACTTGTCCATGGTCACAGAG GGAGGAATGTATGTCTTCCAGTTGTTTGACTACTATTCTGCCAGTGGTATCACTCTGCTGTGGCAGGCTTTCTGGGAGTGTGTGGTGATTGCTTGGGTTTATG GCGCAGACCGTTTCATGGATGATGTGGCTCGTATGATTGGTTATCAGCCTCTACCTTACATGAAGTGGTGCTGGTCCTACATCACGCCCCTTGTTTGTGTA GGAGTGTTCCTTTTCCATGTGGTGAACTTCAAGCGCCTAACCTACAACACTGTGTACACCTACCCATTATGGGGTGAAATGCTTGGCTGGGCATTGGCTCTTTCCTCTATGCTTTGTATTCCACTTACTGTTATCTTCAAGTTGCTGCGCTGCAAAGGATCACTGCGTGAG CGGTGGACATACCTCAACACCCCACTTTGGGGCAGCCATCACCTGGAGTATCTTATCCCAGAGAATGAGGCCAAACTGCTGCCTGCAAGACCCAAGAATACTCATCTCTCCGAAAGTGTCATCTGA
- the LOC133619431 gene encoding sodium- and chloride-dependent creatine transporter 1-like isoform X2 → MEAGDLSETEDEESAHPLRPVPSAGPGHGEGGRVSQDGSNKAVAVPVVERVTWTRQMDFIMSCVGFAVGLGNVWRFPYLCYKNGGGVFLIPYLLIVFFGGIPVFFLEIALGQFMKQGGVSAWNIVPLFKGTFLIKGCRSKAWQFTDHVVLFAILGLGLASMVIVFFCNTYYIMILVWGLYFLCHSFTNPLPWATCGHPWNTPKCTEDFHRTCQNSSQDMNHSCIETDGMRSPVLEFWERKVLRLSSGIHQPGSINFEVVPCLIATWIIVYFCIWKGVKSTGKVVYFTALFPYVVLVILLAHAVTLPGASNGIIYYLKPNWSKLGEAQVWIDAGTQIFFSYAIGLGALTALGSYNRFHYDCYQDAFVLAAINSGTSFFAGFVVFSVLGFMAAEQGVDISKVAESGPGLAFIAYPKAVTLMPLAPFWAALFFFMLLILGLDSQFVGVEGLVTGIMDMLPPKFAQGYLRREAVAAICCIICFIIDLSMVTEGGMYVFQLFDYYSASGITLLWQAFWECVVIAWVYGADRFMDDVARMIGYQPLPYMKWCWSYITPLVCVGVFLFHVVNFKRLTYNTVYTYPLWGEMLGWALALSSMLCIPLTVIFKLLRCKGSLREPHGPALQEFVDCCDNSCLEMNFMVVTFSNKQRVLATAVITTIHGEPWKWLKNTNT, encoded by the exons ATGGAAGCAGGGGACTTGTCTGAAACAGAGGATGAGGAATCAGCTCACCCTCTGCGGCCTGTGCCTAGTGCGGGTCCAGGGCATGGTGAGGGTGGAAGAGTGAGCCAAGATGGAAGTAATAAGGCTGTTGCAGTACCAGTGGTGGAGAGAGTAACCTGGACCAGACAAATGGACTTCATCATGTCGTGTGTAGGATTTGCTGTAGGCCTGGGCAATGTGTGGCGCTTCCCTTACCTTTGCTACAAGAACGGAGGAG GCGTGTTTCTTATCCCCTACCTGCTGATAGTTTTCTTTGGGGGCATACCAGTATTTTTCTTGGAAATCGCTCTGGGACAGTTCATGAAGCAGGGAGGGGTCTCTGCCTGGAACATAGTACCTCTTTTCAAAGGTACTTTTTTAATAAAAGGCTGTAGGAGTAAGGCATGGCAGTTCACTGATCATGTTGTCTTGTTTGCTATACTAGGTCTTGGCCTGGCATCAATGGTGATTGTGTTTTTCTGCAACACCTACTACATCATGATTCTTGTGTGGGGGCTCTACTTTCTCTGCCATTCTTTCACCAATCCACTGCCATGGGCCACCTGTGGACACCCCTGGAACACTCCCAAATGCACAGAGGACTTCCATCGCACCTGCCAAAACAGTTCTCAAGACATGAATCACAGCTGTATAGAGACTGATGGCATGCGCTCCCCAGTCCTGGAGTTTTGGGA GCGTAAAGTTCTCCGTCTGTCTAGTGGGATTCATCAGCCCGGTAGCATCAACTTTGAGGTTGTGCCATGTCTTATTGCCACTTGGATCATTGTTTATTTCTGCATATGGAAAGGAGTTAAATCCACAGGAAAG GTTGTATACTTCACAGCTCTGTTCCCTTATGTGGTTCTGGTTATTCTGTTGGCCCATGCCGTCACCTTACCTGGAGCTTCAAATGGAATTATATACTACCTGAAACCAAATTGGTCCAAACTGGGAGAAGCACAG GTATGGATTGATGCTGGTACACAGATTTTCTTCTCCTATGCCATCGGACTCGGTGCCCTGACGGCGCTGGGCAGCTACAACCGCTTCCATTACGACTGTTACCA AGATGCATTTGTGCTGGCTGCCATTAATAGTGGAACCAGCTTCTTTGCAGGCTTTGTTGTGTTTTCTGTGTTGGGCTTCATGGCGGCAGAGCAAGGTGTGGACATCAGTAAGGTAGCTGAGAGTG GTCCGGGCCTGGCCTTTATAGCATACCCCAAGGCTGTGACTTTGATGCCCCTGGCACCATTCTGGGCTGCACTCTTCTTTTTTATGTTACTTATATTGGGCCTGGACAGTCAG TTTGTTGGGGTAGAGGGTTTGGTAACCGGAATCATGGACATGCTTCCTCCAAAATTTGCTCAGGGCTACTTGCGACGAGAGGCAGTAGCAGCCATCTGCTGTATCATCTGTTTTATCATTGACTTGTCCATGGTCACAGAG GGAGGAATGTATGTCTTCCAGTTGTTTGACTACTATTCTGCCAGTGGTATCACTCTGCTGTGGCAGGCTTTCTGGGAGTGTGTGGTGATTGCTTGGGTTTATG GCGCAGACCGTTTCATGGATGATGTGGCTCGTATGATTGGTTATCAGCCTCTACCTTACATGAAGTGGTGCTGGTCCTACATCACGCCCCTTGTTTGTGTA GGAGTGTTCCTTTTCCATGTGGTGAACTTCAAGCGCCTAACCTACAACACTGTGTACACCTACCCATTATGGGGTGAAATGCTTGGCTGGGCATTGGCTCTTTCCTCTATGCTTTGTATTCCACTTACTGTTATCTTCAAGTTGCTGCGCTGCAAAGGATCACTGCGTGAG CCTCATGGACCAGCCCTCCAGGAGTTTGTGGACTGCTGTGACAACTCATGTCTGGAGATGAATTTCATGGTTGTGACCTTCTCCAACAAGCAAAGGGTGCTTGCTACTGCAGTGATCACCACAATTCACGGTGAGCCATGGAAGTGGTTGAAGAATACAAATACCTAG
- the LOC133619431 gene encoding sodium- and chloride-dependent creatine transporter 1-like isoform X4, whose product MGENTQGELGHTQMEAGDLSETEDEESAHPLRPVPSAGPGHGEGGRVSQDGSNKAVAVPVVERVTWTRQMDFIMSCVGFAVGLGNVWRFPYLCYKNGGGVFLIPYLLIVFFGGIPVFFLEIALGQFMKQGGVSAWNIVPLFKGLGLASMVIVFFCNTYYIMILVWGLYFLCHSFTNPLPWATCGHPWNTPKCTEDFHRTCQNSSQDMNHSCIETDGMRSPVLEFWERKVLRLSSGIHQPGSINFEVVPCLIATWIIVYFCIWKGVKSTGKVVYFTALFPYVVLVILLAHAVTLPGASNGIIYYLKPNWSKLGEAQVWIDAGTQIFFSYAIGLGALTALGSYNRFHYDCYQDAFVLAAINSGTSFFAGFVVFSVLGFMAAEQGVDISKVAESGPGLAFIAYPKAVTLMPLAPFWAALFFFMLLILGLDSQFVGVEGLVTGIMDMLPPKFAQGYLRREAVAAICCIICFIIDLSMVTEGGMYVFQLFDYYSASGITLLWQAFWECVVIAWVYGADRFMDDVARMIGYQPLPYMKWCWSYITPLVCVGVFLFHVVNFKRLTYNTVYTYPLWGEMLGWALALSSMLCIPLTVIFKLLRCKGSLREPHGPALQEFVDCCDNSCLEMNFMVVTFSNKQRVLATAVITTIHGEPWKWLKNTNT is encoded by the exons ATGGGGGAGAATACTCAAG GTGAACTCGGCCACACACAGATGGAAGCAGGGGACTTGTCTGAAACAGAGGATGAGGAATCAGCTCACCCTCTGCGGCCTGTGCCTAGTGCGGGTCCAGGGCATGGTGAGGGTGGAAGAGTGAGCCAAGATGGAAGTAATAAGGCTGTTGCAGTACCAGTGGTGGAGAGAGTAACCTGGACCAGACAAATGGACTTCATCATGTCGTGTGTAGGATTTGCTGTAGGCCTGGGCAATGTGTGGCGCTTCCCTTACCTTTGCTACAAGAACGGAGGAG GCGTGTTTCTTATCCCCTACCTGCTGATAGTTTTCTTTGGGGGCATACCAGTATTTTTCTTGGAAATCGCTCTGGGACAGTTCATGAAGCAGGGAGGGGTCTCTGCCTGGAACATAGTACCTCTTTTCAAAG GTCTTGGCCTGGCATCAATGGTGATTGTGTTTTTCTGCAACACCTACTACATCATGATTCTTGTGTGGGGGCTCTACTTTCTCTGCCATTCTTTCACCAATCCACTGCCATGGGCCACCTGTGGACACCCCTGGAACACTCCCAAATGCACAGAGGACTTCCATCGCACCTGCCAAAACAGTTCTCAAGACATGAATCACAGCTGTATAGAGACTGATGGCATGCGCTCCCCAGTCCTGGAGTTTTGGGA GCGTAAAGTTCTCCGTCTGTCTAGTGGGATTCATCAGCCCGGTAGCATCAACTTTGAGGTTGTGCCATGTCTTATTGCCACTTGGATCATTGTTTATTTCTGCATATGGAAAGGAGTTAAATCCACAGGAAAG GTTGTATACTTCACAGCTCTGTTCCCTTATGTGGTTCTGGTTATTCTGTTGGCCCATGCCGTCACCTTACCTGGAGCTTCAAATGGAATTATATACTACCTGAAACCAAATTGGTCCAAACTGGGAGAAGCACAG GTATGGATTGATGCTGGTACACAGATTTTCTTCTCCTATGCCATCGGACTCGGTGCCCTGACGGCGCTGGGCAGCTACAACCGCTTCCATTACGACTGTTACCA AGATGCATTTGTGCTGGCTGCCATTAATAGTGGAACCAGCTTCTTTGCAGGCTTTGTTGTGTTTTCTGTGTTGGGCTTCATGGCGGCAGAGCAAGGTGTGGACATCAGTAAGGTAGCTGAGAGTG GTCCGGGCCTGGCCTTTATAGCATACCCCAAGGCTGTGACTTTGATGCCCCTGGCACCATTCTGGGCTGCACTCTTCTTTTTTATGTTACTTATATTGGGCCTGGACAGTCAG TTTGTTGGGGTAGAGGGTTTGGTAACCGGAATCATGGACATGCTTCCTCCAAAATTTGCTCAGGGCTACTTGCGACGAGAGGCAGTAGCAGCCATCTGCTGTATCATCTGTTTTATCATTGACTTGTCCATGGTCACAGAG GGAGGAATGTATGTCTTCCAGTTGTTTGACTACTATTCTGCCAGTGGTATCACTCTGCTGTGGCAGGCTTTCTGGGAGTGTGTGGTGATTGCTTGGGTTTATG GCGCAGACCGTTTCATGGATGATGTGGCTCGTATGATTGGTTATCAGCCTCTACCTTACATGAAGTGGTGCTGGTCCTACATCACGCCCCTTGTTTGTGTA GGAGTGTTCCTTTTCCATGTGGTGAACTTCAAGCGCCTAACCTACAACACTGTGTACACCTACCCATTATGGGGTGAAATGCTTGGCTGGGCATTGGCTCTTTCCTCTATGCTTTGTATTCCACTTACTGTTATCTTCAAGTTGCTGCGCTGCAAAGGATCACTGCGTGAG CCTCATGGACCAGCCCTCCAGGAGTTTGTGGACTGCTGTGACAACTCATGTCTGGAGATGAATTTCATGGTTGTGACCTTCTCCAACAAGCAAAGGGTGCTTGCTACTGCAGTGATCACCACAATTCACGGTGAGCCATGGAAGTGGTTGAAGAATACAAATACCTAG
- the LOC133619431 gene encoding sodium- and chloride-dependent creatine transporter 1-like isoform X5 — protein sequence MGENTQGELGHTQMEAGDLSETEDEESAHPLRPVPSAGPGHGEGGRVSQDGSNKAVAVPVVERVTWTRQMDFIMSCVGFAVGLGNVWRFPYLCYKNGGGVFLIPYLLIVFFGGIPVFFLEIALGQFMKQGGVSAWNIVPLFKGLGLASMVIVFFCNTYYIMILVWGLYFLCHSFTNPLPWATCGHPWNTPKCTEDFHRTCQNSSQDMNHSCIETDGMRSPVLEFWERKVLRLSSGIHQPGSINFEVVPCLIATWIIVYFCIWKGVKSTGKVVYFTALFPYVVLVILLAHAVTLPGASNGIIYYLKPNWSKLGEAQVWIDAGTQIFFSYAIGLGALTALGSYNRFHYDCYQDAFVLAAINSGTSFFAGFVVFSVLGFMAAEQGVDISKVAESGPGLAFIAYPKAVTLMPLAPFWAALFFFMLLILGLDSQFVGVEGLVTGIMDMLPPKFAQGYLRREAVAAICCIICFIIDLSMVTEGGMYVFQLFDYYSASGITLLWQAFWECVVIAWVYGADRFMDDVARMIGYQPLPYMKWCWSYITPLVCVGVFLFHVVNFKRLTYNTVYTYPLWGEMLGWALALSSMLCIPLTVIFKLLRCKGSLRERWTYLNTPLWGSHHLEYLIPENEAKLLPARPKNTHLSESVI from the exons ATGGGGGAGAATACTCAAG GTGAACTCGGCCACACACAGATGGAAGCAGGGGACTTGTCTGAAACAGAGGATGAGGAATCAGCTCACCCTCTGCGGCCTGTGCCTAGTGCGGGTCCAGGGCATGGTGAGGGTGGAAGAGTGAGCCAAGATGGAAGTAATAAGGCTGTTGCAGTACCAGTGGTGGAGAGAGTAACCTGGACCAGACAAATGGACTTCATCATGTCGTGTGTAGGATTTGCTGTAGGCCTGGGCAATGTGTGGCGCTTCCCTTACCTTTGCTACAAGAACGGAGGAG GCGTGTTTCTTATCCCCTACCTGCTGATAGTTTTCTTTGGGGGCATACCAGTATTTTTCTTGGAAATCGCTCTGGGACAGTTCATGAAGCAGGGAGGGGTCTCTGCCTGGAACATAGTACCTCTTTTCAAAG GTCTTGGCCTGGCATCAATGGTGATTGTGTTTTTCTGCAACACCTACTACATCATGATTCTTGTGTGGGGGCTCTACTTTCTCTGCCATTCTTTCACCAATCCACTGCCATGGGCCACCTGTGGACACCCCTGGAACACTCCCAAATGCACAGAGGACTTCCATCGCACCTGCCAAAACAGTTCTCAAGACATGAATCACAGCTGTATAGAGACTGATGGCATGCGCTCCCCAGTCCTGGAGTTTTGGGA GCGTAAAGTTCTCCGTCTGTCTAGTGGGATTCATCAGCCCGGTAGCATCAACTTTGAGGTTGTGCCATGTCTTATTGCCACTTGGATCATTGTTTATTTCTGCATATGGAAAGGAGTTAAATCCACAGGAAAG GTTGTATACTTCACAGCTCTGTTCCCTTATGTGGTTCTGGTTATTCTGTTGGCCCATGCCGTCACCTTACCTGGAGCTTCAAATGGAATTATATACTACCTGAAACCAAATTGGTCCAAACTGGGAGAAGCACAG GTATGGATTGATGCTGGTACACAGATTTTCTTCTCCTATGCCATCGGACTCGGTGCCCTGACGGCGCTGGGCAGCTACAACCGCTTCCATTACGACTGTTACCA AGATGCATTTGTGCTGGCTGCCATTAATAGTGGAACCAGCTTCTTTGCAGGCTTTGTTGTGTTTTCTGTGTTGGGCTTCATGGCGGCAGAGCAAGGTGTGGACATCAGTAAGGTAGCTGAGAGTG GTCCGGGCCTGGCCTTTATAGCATACCCCAAGGCTGTGACTTTGATGCCCCTGGCACCATTCTGGGCTGCACTCTTCTTTTTTATGTTACTTATATTGGGCCTGGACAGTCAG TTTGTTGGGGTAGAGGGTTTGGTAACCGGAATCATGGACATGCTTCCTCCAAAATTTGCTCAGGGCTACTTGCGACGAGAGGCAGTAGCAGCCATCTGCTGTATCATCTGTTTTATCATTGACTTGTCCATGGTCACAGAG GGAGGAATGTATGTCTTCCAGTTGTTTGACTACTATTCTGCCAGTGGTATCACTCTGCTGTGGCAGGCTTTCTGGGAGTGTGTGGTGATTGCTTGGGTTTATG GCGCAGACCGTTTCATGGATGATGTGGCTCGTATGATTGGTTATCAGCCTCTACCTTACATGAAGTGGTGCTGGTCCTACATCACGCCCCTTGTTTGTGTA GGAGTGTTCCTTTTCCATGTGGTGAACTTCAAGCGCCTAACCTACAACACTGTGTACACCTACCCATTATGGGGTGAAATGCTTGGCTGGGCATTGGCTCTTTCCTCTATGCTTTGTATTCCACTTACTGTTATCTTCAAGTTGCTGCGCTGCAAAGGATCACTGCGTGAG CGGTGGACATACCTCAACACCCCACTTTGGGGCAGCCATCACCTGGAGTATCTTATCCCAGAGAATGAGGCCAAACTGCTGCCTGCAAGACCCAAGAATACTCATCTCTCCGAAAGTGTCATCTGA
- the LOC133619431 gene encoding sodium- and chloride-dependent creatine transporter 1-like isoform X1, which produces MGENTQGELGHTQMEAGDLSETEDEESAHPLRPVPSAGPGHGEGGRVSQDGSNKAVAVPVVERVTWTRQMDFIMSCVGFAVGLGNVWRFPYLCYKNGGGVFLIPYLLIVFFGGIPVFFLEIALGQFMKQGGVSAWNIVPLFKGTFLIKGCRSKAWQFTDHVVLFAILGLGLASMVIVFFCNTYYIMILVWGLYFLCHSFTNPLPWATCGHPWNTPKCTEDFHRTCQNSSQDMNHSCIETDGMRSPVLEFWERKVLRLSSGIHQPGSINFEVVPCLIATWIIVYFCIWKGVKSTGKVVYFTALFPYVVLVILLAHAVTLPGASNGIIYYLKPNWSKLGEAQVWIDAGTQIFFSYAIGLGALTALGSYNRFHYDCYQDAFVLAAINSGTSFFAGFVVFSVLGFMAAEQGVDISKVAESGPGLAFIAYPKAVTLMPLAPFWAALFFFMLLILGLDSQFVGVEGLVTGIMDMLPPKFAQGYLRREAVAAICCIICFIIDLSMVTEGGMYVFQLFDYYSASGITLLWQAFWECVVIAWVYGADRFMDDVARMIGYQPLPYMKWCWSYITPLVCVGVFLFHVVNFKRLTYNTVYTYPLWGEMLGWALALSSMLCIPLTVIFKLLRCKGSLREPHGPALQEFVDCCDNSCLEMNFMVVTFSNKQRVLATAVITTIHGEPWKWLKNTNT; this is translated from the exons ATGGGGGAGAATACTCAAG GTGAACTCGGCCACACACAGATGGAAGCAGGGGACTTGTCTGAAACAGAGGATGAGGAATCAGCTCACCCTCTGCGGCCTGTGCCTAGTGCGGGTCCAGGGCATGGTGAGGGTGGAAGAGTGAGCCAAGATGGAAGTAATAAGGCTGTTGCAGTACCAGTGGTGGAGAGAGTAACCTGGACCAGACAAATGGACTTCATCATGTCGTGTGTAGGATTTGCTGTAGGCCTGGGCAATGTGTGGCGCTTCCCTTACCTTTGCTACAAGAACGGAGGAG GCGTGTTTCTTATCCCCTACCTGCTGATAGTTTTCTTTGGGGGCATACCAGTATTTTTCTTGGAAATCGCTCTGGGACAGTTCATGAAGCAGGGAGGGGTCTCTGCCTGGAACATAGTACCTCTTTTCAAAGGTACTTTTTTAATAAAAGGCTGTAGGAGTAAGGCATGGCAGTTCACTGATCATGTTGTCTTGTTTGCTATACTAGGTCTTGGCCTGGCATCAATGGTGATTGTGTTTTTCTGCAACACCTACTACATCATGATTCTTGTGTGGGGGCTCTACTTTCTCTGCCATTCTTTCACCAATCCACTGCCATGGGCCACCTGTGGACACCCCTGGAACACTCCCAAATGCACAGAGGACTTCCATCGCACCTGCCAAAACAGTTCTCAAGACATGAATCACAGCTGTATAGAGACTGATGGCATGCGCTCCCCAGTCCTGGAGTTTTGGGA GCGTAAAGTTCTCCGTCTGTCTAGTGGGATTCATCAGCCCGGTAGCATCAACTTTGAGGTTGTGCCATGTCTTATTGCCACTTGGATCATTGTTTATTTCTGCATATGGAAAGGAGTTAAATCCACAGGAAAG GTTGTATACTTCACAGCTCTGTTCCCTTATGTGGTTCTGGTTATTCTGTTGGCCCATGCCGTCACCTTACCTGGAGCTTCAAATGGAATTATATACTACCTGAAACCAAATTGGTCCAAACTGGGAGAAGCACAG GTATGGATTGATGCTGGTACACAGATTTTCTTCTCCTATGCCATCGGACTCGGTGCCCTGACGGCGCTGGGCAGCTACAACCGCTTCCATTACGACTGTTACCA AGATGCATTTGTGCTGGCTGCCATTAATAGTGGAACCAGCTTCTTTGCAGGCTTTGTTGTGTTTTCTGTGTTGGGCTTCATGGCGGCAGAGCAAGGTGTGGACATCAGTAAGGTAGCTGAGAGTG GTCCGGGCCTGGCCTTTATAGCATACCCCAAGGCTGTGACTTTGATGCCCCTGGCACCATTCTGGGCTGCACTCTTCTTTTTTATGTTACTTATATTGGGCCTGGACAGTCAG TTTGTTGGGGTAGAGGGTTTGGTAACCGGAATCATGGACATGCTTCCTCCAAAATTTGCTCAGGGCTACTTGCGACGAGAGGCAGTAGCAGCCATCTGCTGTATCATCTGTTTTATCATTGACTTGTCCATGGTCACAGAG GGAGGAATGTATGTCTTCCAGTTGTTTGACTACTATTCTGCCAGTGGTATCACTCTGCTGTGGCAGGCTTTCTGGGAGTGTGTGGTGATTGCTTGGGTTTATG GCGCAGACCGTTTCATGGATGATGTGGCTCGTATGATTGGTTATCAGCCTCTACCTTACATGAAGTGGTGCTGGTCCTACATCACGCCCCTTGTTTGTGTA GGAGTGTTCCTTTTCCATGTGGTGAACTTCAAGCGCCTAACCTACAACACTGTGTACACCTACCCATTATGGGGTGAAATGCTTGGCTGGGCATTGGCTCTTTCCTCTATGCTTTGTATTCCACTTACTGTTATCTTCAAGTTGCTGCGCTGCAAAGGATCACTGCGTGAG CCTCATGGACCAGCCCTCCAGGAGTTTGTGGACTGCTGTGACAACTCATGTCTGGAGATGAATTTCATGGTTGTGACCTTCTCCAACAAGCAAAGGGTGCTTGCTACTGCAGTGATCACCACAATTCACGGTGAGCCATGGAAGTGGTTGAAGAATACAAATACCTAG